In Phormidium ambiguum IAM M-71, one genomic interval encodes:
- a CDS encoding photosystem II reaction center protein J produces the protein MSGSGRIPLWIVATVAGLGVIGVVGIFFYGAYAGLGSSM, from the coding sequence GTGTCTGGAAGTGGAAGAATTCCTTTGTGGATCGTTGCTACAGTAGCAGGTTTAGGCGTAATTGGCGTTGTCGGCATTTTCTTCTATGGTGCATACGCTGGCTTAGGTTCTTCGATGTAA
- a CDS encoding photosystem II reaction center protein L, translating into MPTRTPNPNNQPVELTRTALYLGLLLIFVLGLLFSSYFFN; encoded by the coding sequence ATGCCTACCCGTACCCCGAATCCTAATAATCAACCTGTTGAGTTAACCCGGACTGCTCTTTATTTGGGTTTACTCTTGATTTTTGTTCTCGGTTTGTTATTCTCCAGTTATTTCTTTAACTAA
- the psbE gene encoding cytochrome b559 subunit alpha produces the protein MAGTTGERPFSDIVTSIRYWVIHSITIPMLFIAGWLFVSTGLAYDAFGTPRPDEYYTQTRQELPIINDRYQAKDQIQDFSGK, from the coding sequence ATGGCAGGTACTACTGGAGAGCGTCCGTTTTCGGACATTGTTACTAGTATTCGTTATTGGGTAATTCACAGCATTACAATTCCGATGTTGTTTATTGCTGGTTGGCTGTTTGTTAGCACTGGGTTAGCCTACGATGCTTTTGGTACTCCTCGTCCTGATGAGTACTATACTCAAACTCGTCAAGAATTGCCGATCATTAACGATCGATATCAAGCAAAAGACCAAATTCAAGACTTTTCTGGTAAGTAG
- the psbF gene encoding cytochrome b559 subunit beta, whose amino-acid sequence MNTQPNQPVSYPIFTVRWLAVHTLAVPTVFFLGAIAAMQFIQR is encoded by the coding sequence ATGAATACTCAACCCAATCAACCTGTTTCTTATCCAATTTTTACTGTGAGATGGCTGGCTGTACATACACTGGCTGTTCCTACAGTTTTCTTCCTGGGCGCGATCGCCGCTATGCAGTTCATTCAACGCTAG
- a CDS encoding photosynthesis system II assembly factor Ycf48: protein MRSLLRNLQKLGVLLAVVLLCVACSKVPTISENPWETVPIPTASNLSDVAFTGNENHGWIVGSNTTLLESTDGGETWQPKILDLGEQKYRFSSVSFSGQEGWIAGQPSLLLRTTDEGKTWSRITLSEKLPGNPNTVVALGSNSAEMTTDVGAIYRTTDGGKTWKAMVEEAVGVVRNIARSDDGKYVAVSSRGNFYSTWEPGQNAWTQHNRNSSRRVQNMGFTKDGRLWMLARGGQLQFTDPKDPELWLDAEYPEFSTSWGLLDIAYRTPDELWVAGGSGNLLRSLDGGKTWEKDRQVEDVPSNLYRIVFLSPEKGFIIGQNGTVLKYNPNIVGAA, encoded by the coding sequence ATGCGATCGCTATTGAGAAATTTGCAAAAATTGGGAGTGCTGCTAGCAGTTGTTCTCCTCTGTGTAGCTTGTAGTAAAGTACCGACTATCAGTGAAAACCCTTGGGAAACCGTCCCTATACCCACAGCAAGCAACCTTTCTGATGTTGCTTTCACTGGGAACGAAAATCACGGTTGGATAGTCGGAAGTAACACAACTTTGCTAGAAAGCACTGATGGTGGCGAAACTTGGCAACCCAAAATTTTAGATTTAGGTGAGCAAAAGTACCGTTTTAGTTCCGTGAGTTTTTCTGGTCAAGAAGGCTGGATTGCTGGACAACCTTCCCTGTTGCTACGTACCACTGATGAAGGAAAAACTTGGTCTCGGATTACTTTAAGCGAAAAGCTTCCAGGGAATCCTAACACTGTAGTTGCTCTGGGTTCAAACTCAGCAGAAATGACTACCGATGTAGGCGCAATTTACCGGACTACTGACGGCGGTAAAACCTGGAAAGCAATGGTGGAAGAAGCTGTTGGTGTAGTACGGAACATCGCTCGTTCTGATGACGGTAAGTATGTAGCAGTTTCCTCACGAGGGAATTTTTACTCGACTTGGGAACCGGGACAAAATGCTTGGACACAGCATAACCGCAATAGTTCTCGTCGGGTGCAAAATATGGGCTTCACCAAGGATGGTAGATTGTGGATGTTAGCTCGTGGCGGTCAATTGCAATTTACTGACCCTAAAGATCCGGAACTATGGTTAGATGCTGAATATCCCGAATTTTCTACTAGCTGGGGTTTGCTGGATATTGCTTATCGCACCCCTGACGAACTTTGGGTTGCTGGTGGTAGCGGGAATTTACTTCGCAGCTTAGACGGTGGAAAAACTTGGGAAAAAGACCGTCAAGTAGAAGATGTGCCTTCTAATCTTTACCGAATCGTTTTTCTGAGTCCAGAGAAGGGATTTATTATCGGTCAGAATGGCACTGTGCTGAAATATAACCCGAATATTGTTGGCGCAGCTTAA
- a CDS encoding NAD(P)H-quinone oxidoreductase subunit J, translating to MADESPTPETSTLVEAGKVSRWLTENGFEHESLEPDPRGIEIIKVAPDFLIPLATALYAYGFNYLQCQGGYDVGPGQELVSFYNLIKLSDNADRPEEVRLKVFLPRENPRVPSVYWIWASADWQERETYDMYGIVYEGHPNLKRLLMPEDWVGWPLRKDYVSPDFYELQDAY from the coding sequence GTGGCTGATGAATCTCCAACTCCAGAAACTTCAACGCTGGTAGAAGCGGGTAAAGTTTCTCGCTGGTTGACTGAAAATGGTTTTGAACATGAGTCTTTAGAACCAGACCCTCGTGGCATCGAAATCATTAAGGTTGCGCCGGATTTCTTGATTCCCTTGGCTACTGCTTTGTACGCTTATGGGTTTAATTACCTTCAGTGTCAAGGTGGTTATGATGTTGGCCCCGGACAAGAGTTAGTCAGTTTTTACAATCTGATTAAACTTAGTGATAATGCCGATCGTCCAGAAGAAGTGCGCTTAAAGGTATTTCTACCCAGAGAAAACCCCAGAGTCCCTTCAGTTTACTGGATTTGGGCAAGCGCAGACTGGCAAGAACGGGAAACCTACGATATGTACGGGATTGTTTATGAAGGACACCCGAATTTGAAGCGGTTGTTAATGCCAGAAGATTGGGTGGGTTGGCCTTTACGTAAGGATTATGTCTCTCCTGATTTTTACGAATTACAGGATGCTTACTAA
- the ndhC gene encoding photosynthetic/respiratory NAD(P)H-quinone oxidoreductase subunit C, whose product MFVLSGYEYLLGFLIICSLVPALALTASKLLRPSRRGPERRTTYESGMEPIGGAWIQFNIRYYMFALVFVVFDVETVFLYPWAVAFHRLGLLAFIEALIFIAILVVALVYAWRKGALEWS is encoded by the coding sequence GTGTTTGTTCTTAGCGGCTATGAATACTTACTGGGCTTCTTAATAATTTGCAGCCTAGTCCCAGCTTTAGCACTGACTGCATCGAAACTACTGCGCCCCAGCCGTCGTGGGCCTGAGCGTCGCACCACTTATGAATCAGGTATGGAACCGATTGGCGGAGCCTGGATTCAATTCAACATTCGCTACTATATGTTTGCCTTGGTCTTCGTGGTCTTTGATGTAGAGACAGTTTTTCTCTACCCTTGGGCTGTCGCCTTTCATCGTTTGGGACTTCTAGCCTTTATTGAAGCACTGATTTTTATCGCAATTTTAGTAGTTGCTCTGGTTTACGCATGGCGCAAAGGAGCCTTGGAATGGTCATGA
- a CDS encoding rubredoxin, whose product MTNQAVDPNTLDRYECNACGYVYEPEKGDDKNDIAAGTPFEQLPTNWRCPVCGVRQSAFQNIGPKGTASGFKSNYGYGFGVNTLTPTQKNLLIFGGLALGFLFFLSLYGLQ is encoded by the coding sequence ATGACCAACCAAGCTGTTGATCCGAATACATTGGATCGATATGAGTGTAACGCCTGCGGCTATGTTTATGAGCCGGAAAAGGGAGACGACAAGAACGATATTGCGGCGGGGACTCCCTTTGAACAATTGCCAACAAATTGGCGCTGTCCGGTTTGTGGCGTGCGTCAGTCAGCTTTCCAAAACATCGGGCCAAAAGGAACTGCATCAGGATTTAAGTCGAATTACGGCTATGGCTTTGGTGTCAATACACTGACACCCACACAAAAAAACCTGTTAATTTTTGGTGGCTTGGCACTGGGCTTTTTGTTCTTCCTAAGTTTATATGGATTACAGTAA
- a CDS encoding NADH dehydrogenase subunit K, whose translation MKSNLTTTDSNFEQQLKEKILNPVERSSVTQELSENVILTTVDDLYNWARLSSLWPLMFGTACCFIEFAAMIGSRFDFDRFGLVPRATPRQADLIITAGTITMKMAPALVRLYEQMPEPKYVIAMGACTITGGMFSVDSPTAVRGVDKLIPVDIYIPGCPPRPEAIMDAIVKLRKKISNNSIQERKSLVQTHRYYSTTHKMKPVPAILDGKYLQSDTRYNPPKELTEAMGMPVPPALLATEKEVSRG comes from the coding sequence ATGAAATCAAATCTCACAACTACGGATTCTAATTTTGAGCAACAGCTAAAAGAAAAGATTCTCAACCCAGTTGAGCGTTCTTCTGTGACTCAAGAGCTTTCGGAAAATGTCATTTTAACTACGGTTGATGACCTTTACAACTGGGCTAGGCTTTCGAGTCTTTGGCCTTTAATGTTTGGTACGGCTTGCTGCTTTATTGAATTTGCGGCAATGATTGGTTCTCGGTTTGACTTCGATCGCTTCGGTTTAGTCCCCCGTGCTACCCCGCGTCAAGCCGATTTAATTATTACCGCAGGCACGATCACCATGAAAATGGCTCCGGCTTTGGTGCGCTTGTACGAGCAAATGCCGGAACCGAAGTATGTGATCGCAATGGGCGCTTGTACCATCACGGGTGGGATGTTTAGCGTTGATTCCCCAACGGCAGTACGGGGAGTGGATAAACTGATTCCTGTGGATATTTATATTCCCGGTTGTCCTCCGCGTCCAGAAGCAATTATGGATGCGATCGTCAAACTGCGGAAAAAAATTAGCAACAATTCAATTCAGGAACGGAAAAGCCTCGTTCAAACTCACCGTTACTACAGCACAACTCACAAAATGAAACCTGTGCCAGCAATCTTAGACGGTAAGTATCTCCAATCTGATACTCGCTACAACCCACCAAAAGAATTGACCGAAGCGATGGGAATGCCTGTACCACCAGCACTTCTGGCAACTGAAAAGGAGGTTTCTCGTGGCTGA